In Syntrophomonas wolfei subsp. wolfei str. Goettingen G311, a single window of DNA contains:
- a CDS encoding SagB family peptide dehydrogenase, with translation MGDNLILSFRPDLQIKEEAGKIYLQSPVRSLVCQRVSRGLRQLMKTLTTGSGSEDFLSEPVFKEDGAGEVAKFYYHLQQFIERGFISYNVMMEQEILAIYTPFSAAPLYNEKLFKQKQRYRLSRFTYSRRDGQEIILESPLANGRVVLTHWLAAAVLHLLAEACTAGEISMQFPALPKKSLQLFLELLLSAGMLEEVDDAGISAGEGDEVLQQWEFHDLLFHARSRLGPHEQPVGGTYRFWGRIAPLPAVKNPMSGERIKLYRPDMEKLREDDYPFSLVLEERKSIRDYADEPISVQQLGEFLYRSARIKELIKANPPAGLLYEASYRPYPGGGAAYELEIYLAVNECEGLPGGLYHYDPWQHELEKLTTRTSEVEGLLKYCSNAAGLKELPPVSLHITARFQRVAWKYQSLTYSVILKDVGALCQTLYLVATAMDLAPTAIGSGPAKLLCRIAGLNYLQESAVGEFILGNKRI, from the coding sequence ATGGGCGATAACCTTATACTGTCCTTTCGTCCGGATCTGCAAATTAAGGAAGAAGCAGGCAAGATCTACTTGCAGAGCCCGGTACGGAGTCTGGTGTGCCAAAGAGTTTCCCGCGGCCTACGGCAGTTGATGAAGACATTAACCACCGGTAGCGGCAGCGAAGATTTTTTGAGTGAACCGGTCTTTAAGGAAGATGGGGCAGGTGAAGTAGCAAAGTTTTACTACCACCTGCAACAATTCATCGAGCGAGGCTTCATATCCTATAATGTGATGATGGAACAGGAAATCCTGGCCATTTATACCCCCTTCTCCGCGGCTCCTCTTTATAATGAAAAGCTTTTTAAGCAAAAGCAACGCTACAGGCTTTCCCGCTTTACTTACAGCCGACGGGACGGGCAGGAAATCATCCTGGAATCCCCGCTGGCCAATGGTCGTGTTGTTCTGACCCATTGGCTGGCAGCTGCAGTACTCCATCTCCTGGCTGAAGCATGTACTGCCGGTGAAATAAGTATGCAATTCCCAGCCTTGCCGAAAAAATCGTTGCAGCTCTTTCTTGAGCTCTTACTCTCTGCCGGCATGCTGGAAGAGGTGGATGATGCTGGTATCTCTGCCGGAGAAGGGGATGAAGTGCTGCAGCAGTGGGAGTTTCACGACTTGCTTTTTCATGCCCGCAGCCGCTTGGGTCCTCATGAACAACCAGTGGGAGGGACCTATCGCTTTTGGGGGCGGATTGCTCCCCTACCGGCGGTAAAGAACCCCATGTCCGGTGAGCGTATTAAACTTTACCGGCCGGATATGGAGAAACTACGAGAAGATGATTATCCTTTTTCCCTGGTATTGGAGGAAAGAAAATCTATTCGGGATTATGCGGACGAGCCCATTAGCGTTCAGCAATTGGGTGAATTTCTGTACCGCAGCGCCCGCATAAAAGAGCTTATTAAAGCTAATCCGCCGGCAGGTTTATTATATGAGGCCAGCTATAGGCCTTACCCGGGGGGAGGGGCGGCTTATGAATTGGAAATCTATCTGGCGGTCAATGAATGTGAAGGTCTGCCGGGCGGCTTGTATCATTACGATCCCTGGCAGCATGAACTGGAAAAACTAACGACCAGGACAAGCGAGGTTGAAGGATTATTAAAATACTGTTCCAATGCTGCCGGGCTGAAGGAACTGCCCCCTGTTTCCTTGCATATTACGGCTCGTTTCCAGCGGGTGGCGTGGAAATACCAATCGTTAACCTACAGCGTTATCCTGAAAGATGTGGGAGCACTCTGCCAGACCCTGTACCTGGTGGCCACCGCTATGGACCTGGCGCCAACGGCTATCGGCAGTGGACCTGCTAAGCTGTTGTGCCGTATTGCCGGCCTGAACTACCTGCAGGAATCAGCGGTAGGGGAGTTTATCCTGGGGAATAAACGCATTTAG
- a CDS encoding PP2C family protein-serine/threonine phosphatase: MAVIIVLAYVLTRTRAFAAMMNKQTMNWRQQATLILVFGIFSIFGTLSGININGAIANIRDLGPAIAGLVGGPLVGFGAGFIGGLHRYSLGGLTCLPCSVATVLAGLTGGLISQFKKNEFITIQEAVIFMALFEAFHMGLNLIMVKPFDQIYVIIKNVSLPMIFTNALGMGIFVFIIHNLVREKEMQKQKELIESELTVAREIQMSIIPKIFPPFPERPEFDLFAVLEPAKEVGGDLYDYFLLDDDHLCFTIGDVSGKGVPASLFMAVTKTLIKAKADIRLEPDEILYAVNNDLCADNDSGMFVTEFLGILTISSGEIVYSNGGHNLPYILRKEGTIKMLPRMAGMALGVMEEIPYSQARVKLNPGDSLVMYTDGVTEAMNDSGELFGEERLERNLAGITGYTAREEVEVILRSTRDFVQEASQSDDITILVLQFIGGK, translated from the coding sequence ATGGCAGTCATTATCGTACTGGCCTATGTATTAACTAGAACAAGAGCGTTTGCAGCCATGATGAATAAACAGACCATGAATTGGCGGCAACAGGCCACCTTGATTCTGGTTTTTGGGATATTTTCTATCTTTGGCACTCTGAGCGGAATCAATATTAACGGCGCTATTGCCAATATCCGTGATCTGGGTCCCGCAATTGCCGGATTGGTAGGGGGGCCTCTGGTAGGATTTGGAGCCGGATTTATCGGAGGATTGCATCGTTACAGTTTGGGTGGGCTTACGTGCCTACCCTGTTCTGTTGCTACCGTTCTGGCCGGGCTGACCGGGGGCTTGATTAGTCAATTCAAAAAAAACGAATTCATCACTATCCAGGAAGCTGTCATATTTATGGCCCTTTTTGAAGCTTTTCATATGGGCTTGAATCTAATAATGGTAAAACCCTTCGATCAAATCTATGTAATCATTAAAAACGTGAGCCTGCCGATGATATTTACCAACGCCCTGGGGATGGGAATATTTGTTTTTATAATTCATAACCTGGTTCGGGAAAAAGAAATGCAAAAACAAAAAGAATTAATTGAAAGCGAGCTGACGGTGGCCCGCGAGATTCAGATGAGCATTATCCCCAAAATCTTCCCGCCTTTTCCCGAACGGCCGGAATTTGACCTCTTTGCTGTTCTGGAACCGGCCAAGGAAGTGGGGGGAGATCTCTATGACTATTTCCTCCTGGACGATGATCATCTCTGTTTCACCATTGGCGATGTATCGGGTAAAGGGGTGCCGGCATCCCTGTTTATGGCGGTTACCAAGACACTGATCAAGGCCAAGGCGGATATTCGCCTGGAACCGGATGAGATCCTCTATGCAGTAAACAACGATCTCTGTGCAGATAATGATTCGGGGATGTTTGTGACTGAATTCCTGGGGATATTAACTATCTCCAGCGGTGAAATAGTCTATAGCAATGGGGGGCATAACCTGCCTTATATACTTCGCAAAGAGGGAACAATAAAAATGCTGCCTCGTATGGCAGGAATGGCCCTGGGGGTTATGGAAGAGATACCTTATAGCCAGGCCAGGGTGAAATTGAATCCCGGAGACAGTCTGGTGATGTATACGGATGGCGTAACCGAAGCCATGAATGATAGTGGCGAACTTTTCGGGGAAGAAAGGCTGGAAAGAAACCTGGCGGGAATTACCGGCTATACTGCCCGCGAAGAGGTGGAAGTCATTTTACGCTCTACCCGCGACTTTGTGCAAGAAGCCAGTCAATCTGATGATATCACCATACTGGTTCTGCAGTTTATTGGAGGAAAGTAA
- a CDS encoding sigma-70 family RNA polymerase sigma factor, with protein sequence MKSSSLKNENQLLLQATIDPEAFAKIYDYYFTRVYNYVRSRVNRSSMADDLTSQIFERVLFKLDKFHPERGSFRTWLFTIAHNIITDYLRNQEKQHIVSLDMVRELACARNGPEEVYILQESQQDLQAALELLNNRERNLIGLKFWAGLNNRQIAQMTGLSESNVGVILYRSIRRLQLALKKEEACENE encoded by the coding sequence ATGAAGAGTAGCTCGCTAAAAAATGAAAATCAATTGCTGCTTCAAGCCACTATTGATCCGGAGGCCTTTGCCAAGATTTATGATTATTATTTTACCCGGGTATATAATTATGTTCGTTCCCGGGTTAACCGGAGCAGTATGGCCGATGACCTTACCAGCCAGATTTTTGAGAGAGTACTGTTTAAACTGGATAAATTTCATCCCGAACGAGGTTCATTTCGTACCTGGCTTTTCACCATCGCCCACAACATCATTACCGATTATCTGCGAAACCAGGAAAAGCAACATATAGTATCATTGGATATGGTACGGGAATTAGCCTGTGCCAGAAATGGCCCGGAGGAAGTATACATATTGCAAGAGAGCCAGCAAGACCTGCAAGCAGCACTGGAACTCTTAAACAACCGGGAACGCAATCTCATTGGTCTGAAATTCTGGGCAGGGCTTAATAATCGCCAGATCGCACAAATGACTGGTTTGAGTGAAAGCAATGTGGGGGTCATATTATACCGCTCGATTCGTCGCTTGCAACTTGCTTTAAAGAAGGAGGAGGCCTGTGAAAATGAATAA
- a CDS encoding STAS domain-containing protein, translated as MLNVAVSTRENIPLISLQGRFDGLGSQLFEQEIGLHLKEEKYWLIDFSNVNYLSSAGIRSLLKYGKMLAKVKGKLILMGLNREVKSVMEMTGVLQLFGQAEGMADALALIAREQTAQGGGQIFSAGGREYSWQLLSRQESYLDIWKAVHGSSLQGLSSSDLMAAGLDELELAFGIGGLGFDCSNAFEGLGSFLALDKMAGVLPADNYNHPDFMVVKDPQEAVVHIAAAVGFSGAPWGKLDLPEGEAITIRDIRKLISDKLQSSESQELSLLGLVILGQVQAGEGAYYRNFEDLTNNKPLKRELPRQQSMLLLGLGADSGWKAEEHLLLLMEQRGIRAGEEFFQGNALLFADLLDWENIHEPREIMNYCNELDLMQDVFMAGEDTAISAGRVWFFVPGHIRSAEEKQLEIAIRDGISFPEEWQIITRRLYADARRVVLEPLQGGFSLGKPFRVTSYDREQRRMLPTVLKIGPHSLIEKEIENHQKYVQGYILNNSTTIMGVSSCGESTGMRYNFVGISGPDSNLDWLTHRFQEKALEELIPLFDTIFTRILKPWYGQPRWEKIKPYQEHDPLLRFPVIFDFAEEKLGISVQDKTIDCPELGRVLPNPYHFLKYQYPARQSISRLWYTGINHGDLNMQNILLDERDNVYIIDFSDTRPRNIVSDFARLEPIFKFEMTLMENEQDLRSFLEFEQALARVNTLDELPPLVYHGNDPALEKVYRMTCLIRKYAKTVVIFENDILPYLLAMLEWTYPIVLYVNVTPCARKAATYSAALIVEQILRLEG; from the coding sequence ATGCTGAATGTCGCTGTATCCACACGAGAAAACATCCCTCTGATTTCCCTGCAGGGGAGGTTTGATGGACTGGGTTCCCAGCTTTTTGAACAGGAAATAGGACTTCACCTTAAAGAGGAAAAATACTGGCTGATTGATTTTAGCAATGTCAACTATTTGTCCAGTGCCGGAATTCGCTCTCTGCTCAAATATGGAAAGATGCTGGCCAAGGTTAAAGGCAAGCTTATCCTGATGGGTTTGAATCGTGAAGTAAAATCGGTTATGGAAATGACCGGGGTATTGCAGTTGTTCGGGCAGGCGGAAGGAATGGCGGATGCCCTGGCATTGATAGCCCGGGAACAGACTGCCCAGGGCGGGGGCCAAATATTTAGCGCCGGGGGGAGAGAATATAGCTGGCAGTTGCTTTCCCGTCAAGAATCTTATCTGGATATCTGGAAAGCAGTCCATGGCTCTTCGCTGCAAGGCTTGAGCAGCAGCGACTTGATGGCTGCCGGCCTGGATGAGCTGGAGCTGGCCTTTGGGATAGGGGGGCTGGGCTTTGATTGCAGCAATGCTTTTGAAGGGCTGGGAAGCTTTCTGGCTCTGGATAAAATGGCCGGGGTATTGCCGGCGGATAATTATAACCACCCCGATTTTATGGTGGTGAAAGACCCTCAAGAGGCTGTTGTGCATATTGCGGCCGCCGTTGGTTTTAGCGGAGCGCCATGGGGGAAGTTGGACCTGCCGGAAGGAGAGGCCATCACTATACGCGATATCCGGAAGCTGATAAGCGACAAGCTGCAGAGCAGTGAAAGCCAGGAGCTCTCTCTGTTGGGCCTGGTTATATTGGGGCAGGTGCAAGCAGGAGAAGGAGCTTATTATCGTAATTTTGAAGACTTGACAAACAATAAGCCGCTTAAGCGGGAACTGCCCCGGCAGCAAAGCATGCTGCTGCTTGGCCTGGGAGCAGATAGCGGCTGGAAGGCGGAGGAACACTTGTTACTACTAATGGAACAGCGGGGGATAAGGGCCGGGGAAGAATTCTTCCAGGGAAACGCTCTTTTGTTTGCGGATTTGCTGGACTGGGAAAATATCCATGAGCCCCGAGAAATAATGAATTATTGTAATGAGCTGGATTTAATGCAGGATGTTTTTATGGCTGGTGAGGATACCGCTATTAGCGCGGGGCGGGTGTGGTTCTTTGTCCCCGGCCATATCCGTTCGGCGGAGGAAAAACAGCTGGAAATTGCAATCAGGGACGGAATATCTTTTCCGGAAGAATGGCAGATTATTACCCGCCGGCTCTATGCCGATGCCCGGCGCGTAGTGCTGGAGCCGCTACAGGGGGGATTCAGCCTGGGCAAACCATTTCGCGTCACTTCCTATGATCGGGAGCAGCGGCGCATGCTGCCCACAGTCCTGAAAATAGGCCCCCACAGCTTGATAGAAAAGGAAATAGAAAACCATCAAAAATATGTGCAGGGCTATATATTGAACAACTCTACCACGATAATGGGAGTGAGCAGCTGCGGGGAATCCACCGGTATGCGCTACAATTTCGTGGGAATCAGCGGGCCGGATAGCAATCTGGACTGGCTTACCCACCGCTTTCAGGAAAAAGCACTGGAAGAACTAATCCCCCTTTTTGATACCATCTTTACCCGCATTCTCAAGCCCTGGTATGGTCAACCGCGCTGGGAAAAAATCAAGCCTTACCAGGAACATGACCCCTTGCTGCGTTTCCCGGTTATTTTTGATTTTGCCGAGGAAAAACTGGGGATTTCCGTCCAGGATAAAACTATCGACTGCCCGGAATTAGGCCGGGTTCTTCCCAATCCTTATCACTTTTTAAAATACCAATACCCCGCTCGCCAATCAATTTCACGGCTCTGGTATACAGGTATAAATCACGGTGATTTAAATATGCAAAACATCCTCCTGGATGAGCGAGATAATGTTTATATCATTGATTTTTCCGATACCCGGCCCAGAAACATAGTTTCTGATTTCGCCCGTTTGGAACCCATATTCAAATTTGAAATGACCCTGATGGAAAATGAACAGGACCTGCGTTCCTTCCTGGAATTCGAACAGGCCCTGGCCCGGGTAAATACCCTGGATGAACTGCCTCCTCTGGTATATCATGGCAATGACCCTGCGCTGGAAAAGGTTTATCGTATGACCTGCCTTATCCGGAAATATGCTAAAACCGTGGTTATCTTTGAAAACGATATTCTTCCCTATTTATTGGCTATGCTGGAATGGACCTACCCGATAGTTTTATATGTAAATGTCACTCCCTGTGCCAGGAAAGCCGCGACTTATAGCGCTGCTTTGATAGTTGAACAGATTTTGCGGTTGGAAGGATAG
- a CDS encoding NHLP leader peptide family RiPP precursor, whose product MENKTNEQAKIMGKLISRCWMDEAFKQRFITDPAAVMREAGLSLPAGVEFKVVENTDKINYVLLPVQPTELSDEQLDAVAGGDRSLSPWLTSIYIETCDLDY is encoded by the coding sequence ATGGAAAACAAAACTAACGAACAGGCCAAAATCATGGGCAAACTTATCTCCCGTTGCTGGATGGATGAGGCCTTCAAGCAGCGTTTTATCACTGATCCGGCAGCTGTGATGCGGGAAGCTGGGCTTTCGCTTCCTGCTGGGGTGGAATTTAAGGTAGTCGAGAATACGGATAAAATAAACTATGTGTTGCTGCCGGTCCAGCCGACAGAACTTTCCGATGAGCAGTTGGATGCAGTGGCTGGTGGTGACCGCTCTCTCTCTCCTTGGTTAACCTCTATTTATATTGAAACCTGTGACTTGGATTATTAA
- a CDS encoding S-layer homology domain-containing protein: MKTGRRIILLITLMLALMLFGGSSLLAAEASNEAQLNSNIPSDLSDHWAKDSIMQLINAGVIKGYPDGTCQPDKAISRAEFAVMLVKALKLEPKAGNTFSDTASHWAKDSIATVAAHGLVSGHNKNLFGPDEFTTREQAASVYSRLAKLESSTFDLNCTDKKSISAWAKPDVAAAVKIGFFNLYPDGSFKPQGYTTRAEAFYALYKYLSPEEPQTVKH, translated from the coding sequence ATGAAAACAGGTAGAAGAATCATCCTATTAATTACCCTGATGCTAGCTTTAATGTTATTTGGAGGCAGCAGCTTGCTGGCAGCAGAGGCATCCAATGAGGCTCAATTAAACAGCAACATCCCTTCCGATTTATCAGACCACTGGGCCAAAGACAGCATTATGCAACTTATTAATGCCGGAGTAATTAAAGGCTACCCGGATGGCACTTGCCAGCCGGATAAGGCTATAAGCCGGGCAGAATTCGCAGTTATGCTAGTTAAAGCTTTGAAGCTTGAACCTAAAGCGGGGAATACTTTTTCCGATACCGCCTCTCACTGGGCCAAAGACAGCATTGCTACGGTCGCCGCCCACGGCTTGGTCAGCGGCCATAATAAAAACCTTTTCGGTCCCGATGAATTTACTACCAGAGAACAGGCAGCCTCTGTCTACTCGCGCCTGGCCAAATTGGAATCTTCAACCTTCGATTTGAACTGTACGGACAAAAAGAGCATTTCTGCCTGGGCAAAACCCGATGTAGCCGCAGCAGTTAAAATCGGATTCTTCAATCTTTATCCAGATGGAAGCTTTAAACCGCAGGGCTATACCACCAGAGCGGAAGCATTTTATGCACTTTACAAGTATTTATCCCCGGAGGAGCCCCAAACTGTAAAACATTAA
- a CDS encoding HD domain-containing protein, which produces MGFKIEAELLQAMKDLKDSVPASGSERVRNEFIQILLSELPSQGIRRLLELGLLERLIPELMPAIGFDTRSSYHDKDVFEHSLAVLDNTEPNLTLRLAALLHDIDKPNSLTVDEDGEGYCYGHASGGSEIARTILGRLNFDRKTIKAVSAIIKEHMNDFENISELSIKRLIRRVGPDNIDRLFELQLADIKGSKLSSRSPERITKTRNKCFEVLSRREPLTVHDLDISGYDLFSLGYPPGKEIGEAMDYLLDQVINNPSLNQRDTLIALLMNQ; this is translated from the coding sequence TTGGGATTCAAAATTGAAGCGGAATTACTACAGGCTATGAAGGATTTAAAAGACAGTGTTCCTGCCAGTGGGTCGGAAAGGGTTCGCAACGAGTTTATCCAGATCCTCTTAAGTGAGCTGCCTTCTCAGGGCATACGCAGGCTTCTGGAACTGGGCTTGCTGGAGAGGCTTATACCCGAGCTTATGCCTGCCATAGGTTTTGATACCCGCAGCTCTTATCATGATAAAGATGTTTTTGAACATAGCCTGGCGGTTTTAGATAATACCGAGCCTAACCTGACTTTAAGGCTGGCAGCACTCTTGCACGATATTGACAAGCCCAATTCTCTGACCGTAGATGAAGACGGGGAGGGATATTGCTACGGTCACGCGAGCGGCGGCAGCGAGATAGCCCGGACAATACTGGGCCGCTTAAACTTTGACCGCAAGACCATCAAAGCAGTAAGCGCCATTATCAAAGAACATATGAATGATTTCGAGAATATTAGCGAGCTCAGCATAAAACGCTTAATAAGGCGGGTAGGGCCAGATAATATCGACCGCCTATTTGAACTGCAATTGGCAGATATTAAAGGTTCCAAACTATCCAGCAGAAGCCCTGAAAGAATCACGAAAACAAGAAACAAATGTTTTGAAGTCTTATCCCGTCGGGAACCCCTAACGGTTCACGACCTGGACATAAGCGGCTATGATTTGTTTTCCCTGGGTTACCCCCCGGGAAAAGAGATAGGAGAAGCTATGGATTACCTGCTGGATCAGGTAATCAACAACCCCTCTCTTAATCAAAGGGATACCCTTATTGCCTTGTTAATGAACCAGTAA
- a CDS encoding ATP-binding protein, with protein MEYRLKNELEEIRLLAEAIELWGEENGIPGKSLFQLNLALDELLTNTIIYGYPEGGEHEIRLRLVPEGEKELLIEIRDDGLAFNPLEVKAPDLKQDIEERPIGGLGIHLVRQMLDEIEYRRENGQNVLLMKKKY; from the coding sequence ATGGAATATCGCTTGAAAAATGAGCTGGAAGAGATTCGCTTACTGGCCGAGGCTATTGAGCTCTGGGGAGAGGAAAACGGGATTCCGGGGAAATCCCTCTTTCAGCTCAACCTGGCCCTGGATGAATTACTGACCAACACTATCATTTATGGTTATCCCGAGGGCGGGGAACATGAGATTAGGCTGCGGCTGGTACCGGAGGGGGAGAAGGAGTTGCTTATCGAGATTCGCGATGATGGCCTGGCTTTCAACCCGCTGGAGGTTAAGGCCCCGGATCTCAAGCAGGATATCGAAGAGCGGCCTATTGGCGGCCTGGGGATTCACCTGGTACGGCAGATGCTTGATGAGATTGAGTACCGGCGGGAAAACGGGCAGAATGTTCTACTTATGAAGAAAAAGTATTAA
- a CDS encoding TOMM precursor leader peptide-binding protein — translation MHEKPQFKAHFNIHIVGDEKAVFLLSELDYYVLQGRIYCLLAPLLDGKHSVDQIIDHLAGQASIAEIYYALALLEKKAYITEAGGDFPREQLAFWSALGVETPALLEKVKSNPVSVISLGNDSTGTLLSILREMQLEIAEKAELLIVLVDDYLQPELEELNQKFYREKQSWILVKARGSIPWLGPLFIPRKTACWQCLAQRLQNNRDVEEYIRRQQELQSPVNIPQGTLPATRALVWNLLAVEVAKQLLSGQSLFSENKMISLDIYNMSIESHTLVKRPQCPICGQAADIHKAAQPPLLQSTRKLFTFDGGHRSISPEETLQKYGHHVSPITGVVKFLHNPVEADPFLKVYYSGHNRAAKYGNLAFLRGGLRSQSAGKGISEMQAKAGALCEAVERYSGVFRGEETRIRASYRELGEEAIHPNRIMNFSSTQYLNQELSNAREGKFNQVPEPFDENQEMDWTAVWSLTRKKFRYLPTAFCYFSHPENKTVFSCSNGNASGNILEEAILQGFFELVERDSVAIWWYNRLQMPEVDLASFNEPFIHEMQRYYCRHDREIWVLDLSSDLNIPTFAALTRKSSGGQEAIMMGFGAHFDARLALIRALTELNQMMPFVLELENGKWGEDIIIDNVTLEWMKQATVANQPYLLPHSGKSVRKAGDYNDLSGEDFLSDIESCRQIIERKGMEMLVLEQTRPDIGIAVVKVIVPGLRHFWKRLAPGRLYDVPVEMGWLPLPRLESEMNPIGMFL, via the coding sequence ATGCATGAAAAACCACAATTCAAAGCGCATTTTAATATCCATATAGTCGGGGATGAAAAAGCGGTTTTTCTTCTGTCGGAGCTGGACTACTATGTATTGCAGGGCCGGATTTATTGCCTGCTGGCGCCGCTGCTTGACGGAAAGCACAGTGTTGATCAAATTATTGATCACCTGGCTGGTCAAGCTTCTATCGCCGAAATATACTACGCCCTGGCGCTTTTGGAGAAGAAAGCCTATATCACAGAAGCCGGGGGGGATTTTCCCCGGGAGCAACTGGCCTTCTGGTCGGCGCTAGGGGTTGAAACTCCTGCGCTTTTAGAAAAGGTAAAAAGCAATCCTGTTTCCGTAATATCCCTGGGCAATGATTCCACTGGGACTTTGCTATCAATCTTGAGAGAAATGCAACTGGAAATAGCAGAAAAAGCGGAGCTGCTGATTGTGCTGGTGGATGATTACCTGCAACCGGAACTGGAGGAATTAAATCAAAAATTTTACCGGGAAAAACAGTCCTGGATACTGGTCAAGGCCAGGGGCAGCATTCCCTGGCTGGGTCCCCTCTTTATTCCAAGGAAAACAGCCTGCTGGCAATGCCTGGCCCAACGTTTACAAAACAACCGGGATGTGGAAGAATATATCCGCCGGCAGCAGGAGCTTCAATCCCCGGTAAACATACCCCAGGGTACTCTACCGGCCACCCGCGCCCTGGTTTGGAACCTGCTGGCAGTGGAAGTGGCCAAGCAGTTGCTCAGTGGCCAGAGCCTGTTTTCCGAAAACAAGATGATTAGCCTGGATATATATAACATGAGTATAGAAAGCCATACCCTGGTAAAAAGACCCCAGTGCCCAATCTGTGGGCAAGCGGCTGATATACATAAAGCAGCCCAGCCTCCCTTGCTACAATCTACTCGAAAGCTATTTACCTTTGACGGGGGACATCGGAGCATTTCGCCGGAAGAAACCCTGCAAAAATATGGACATCATGTTTCCCCTATTACTGGTGTGGTGAAGTTCCTCCATAACCCGGTCGAAGCTGATCCCTTTCTAAAAGTGTATTACTCCGGACATAATCGTGCCGCCAAGTATGGAAACCTGGCTTTCCTGCGTGGCGGTTTGCGTTCCCAGAGTGCTGGAAAAGGCATAAGCGAGATGCAGGCCAAAGCCGGTGCCCTTTGTGAAGCCGTAGAGCGTTATTCCGGTGTATTCAGGGGAGAGGAGACCCGGATAAGAGCCAGCTACCGGGAACTGGGGGAAGAGGCGATTCATCCTAACCGGATTATGAATTTCAGCTCTACCCAGTACCTGAACCAGGAACTTTCCAATGCCAGGGAGGGCAAGTTTAACCAGGTACCTGAACCCTTTGACGAGAATCAGGAAATGGACTGGACAGCGGTATGGTCCCTAACCCGCAAAAAATTCCGCTACCTGCCTACGGCCTTTTGTTACTTCAGCCACCCGGAAAACAAAACGGTTTTTTCCTGTTCCAATGGCAATGCTTCCGGCAACATCCTGGAGGAAGCCATTTTACAAGGCTTTTTTGAACTGGTGGAACGCGATAGTGTGGCCATTTGGTGGTATAATCGTCTTCAGATGCCGGAAGTGGATTTGGCCAGTTTCAACGAACCCTTTATTCATGAAATGCAGCGTTATTATTGTCGGCATGATCGGGAAATCTGGGTTTTGGATTTAAGCAGCGATTTGAATATCCCGACATTTGCCGCACTGACCCGTAAAAGCAGCGGAGGCCAGGAGGCTATCATGATGGGGTTTGGTGCTCACTTTGATGCCCGCCTGGCTCTTATACGGGCTTTAACCGAGCTCAATCAGATGATGCCTTTTGTTCTGGAGCTGGAAAATGGCAAATGGGGGGAAGACATTATTATTGATAACGTTACCCTGGAATGGATGAAGCAAGCCACGGTGGCCAATCAGCCTTATCTGCTTCCCCATTCGGGCAAAAGCGTGCGAAAAGCCGGAGACTATAATGATTTGTCCGGGGAAGATTTCTTGAGCGATATAGAGAGCTGTCGCCAAATCATAGAGCGCAAGGGCATGGAAATGCTGGTCCTGGAGCAGACCCGGCCCGATATCGGTATAGCGGTGGTTAAGGTAATTGTACCCGGATTAAGGCACTTCTGGAAACGCCTGGCCCCCGGCCGCCTGTATGATGTGCCGGTGGAAATGGGCTGGCTTCCGCTACCCAGGCTGGAAAGCGAGATGAATCCTATTGGGATGTTTTTGTAA
- a CDS encoding STAS domain-containing protein, whose translation MDIKEIKKDQATVIMVEGRLDSSTSGMLEKKLLSLMETGEKNFLLDFSGMDYISSAGLRVLLMAAKKSKTTGGKVLLSALTDNVKEVFDIAGFTDIFTIFANAEEALKDF comes from the coding sequence ATGGATATTAAAGAGATTAAAAAAGACCAGGCTACGGTCATAATGGTTGAAGGAAGATTGGATTCCAGTACCTCCGGAATGCTGGAGAAAAAGCTTTTATCTTTGATGGAGACGGGGGAGAAAAACTTCCTGCTGGATTTTTCCGGAATGGATTACATAAGCAGCGCCGGGCTAAGGGTTTTACTGATGGCCGCCAAGAAGAGCAAGACAACCGGGGGCAAAGTGTTGCTGTCAGCACTGACTGACAATGTTAAAGAAGTGTTCGATATCGCAGGATTTACCGATATTTTTACCATCTTTGCCAACGCAGAGGAAGCCCTTAAGGACTTCTAG